A window of Phragmites australis chromosome 15, lpPhrAust1.1, whole genome shotgun sequence genomic DNA:
GTTGAAACCTTCAATAGAAAAATCACTCTGGCATAGCAACCTCTTCATCGCAGGACCATCCAATCCGTTATGCATTTTCTCCTTCAactgaaatgctccggcgtgtgCCATCTTCAGAGTGTCCAACCATCTTCAGAGTAGTCGTTGAGACCTTCTCTGCAAAGAATACTTCGATGCAACCATCCGACATGTGCAACTTCAAACAATAGGCCTTCCGACGTGTAGCATCTTCAACCCTTTCCTCTAGAAATACTCCGACGTGCACAAacctctgagcaccggaccatccgacgtgttcaaAACACTCGAAGAAAAAGCTCTGGTGTGTTCAAAACACTTGGAGAAAAAGCTTCAGCAAGTATAAACTCATATGCGTCGAACCTTCTGGCGTTAACAATTTTCCTGAGACTTTTCCAGTTCAATCACTCTTTGTCCCGGCTATGACAGCTTAttaatatattgcatccatgagatctactaaagtatatatttaacaaatatgttagctctattaactatgttattattgatcaccaaaatcacatacataacAATAATTGATATAGTCCTCTCAAGAACATATTTGCTATGTTTGCCTAATTATCATCTATTTGTACAAACTTTCTTAAAGAAAAGGATCACCTCTCGTTGGTAGAGGTAAAGGGTATAACTTCATTTATTATGATTTAAATCTTAAAgctcacaatatatatatatatatatatatatatatatatatatatatataaaagagtgATATTATTTATAGATGTATAATAAAGATGTACTCATGTATATATGAGTGTTTTGTGCCTTTTTGCGTAGTGATGTGTGTCACCTTGTAATATAGAGGCATTCTTTTTTTTGCCATTAGGAATACCCAGATGGTATCCTATTTGCCACCCTGCCCCTAAATATCTAGACTCAAGAGATATGTATGACATTCTTAATAACAATTACTACTTTTTAAGAATAGTAACCGAGCAATTATCCCTTTAATAAAAGAGACACAGAAAAGTACTACGTGTTTCTTAGCTAAAACTCCTTTGCACTACTGAGACCAGAGGGGAAAAGAACTTGTTCTCTATGTCCTCGCATCGAAGTTATTAGTACTGTATTACATAAAATACAGAGGTCGTTCCTGAAAAATACACTCCTCCGTCGAGCACTTTTAGACGAAAACAGTACCCTCACCGCATCATCGGTAGGGTTCCGGCGAGTGCCCATGGCCGGTCGCCACCGTAACCCGCTGCCTCCATCCTTCccacgcggcggcggcggaaacaacccgcctcctcctccgcaccGTCACCCGTACCTCCCGCCCCACTACCACATCGACGACTACCGCGAGCCGCCGCGCCTCCCCCCGCACCACCACCTCGACGACTTCCGCGAcccgccccgcctgccgcccggCCACCCCGACAACTTCAGCGAGCATCGGCCGCATCGCCACCATTTCGCTGGTCACGGCCCCGGCGGCCCCCTCCCGCCCCAGCCGCACTTGGTGGCGGCACTGGAGGAGCGGCTCGGCGCGGAGATCGAGGAGGCGCACACGCTGCTCGGGCAGAACCAGCGGCTGGCCGCGACGCACGTGGCGCTCGTGCAGGAGGTCGCCGCCGCGCGGCACGAGCTCGGCCGCACCGCGCGCTCCCTCGCCGCCGCACAGGAGGAGGGCGACCTCCGCCTTCGCGAGGTGCGGATGATTCCCCCACTTGCTTGAATGTGCTAAATgtatctcccccccccccccaaccacCTCACTGTAAATCCACTCTTCGGATTGAAGCCACAATCATTGCATGTAGTGTGCTTGCAAAACCAACCCAAGTTCATTTATGttacattttttattatttacttGTATGTGCATTTTGCATGGCATCGCATAATTTTGCATCGGTTATAGGTTTGAAACTGCATAGCTTAAATAACTGAGATTTTGAATTTTCAGCTCGAGGCAAGACCCTGTTTCAGGTAAGGTTTTCGAATAATTCCATGTTATGTTCTTATATAAATTCATGTCTCTTTGACCAAAAGCTGCCTGATTTAGTTTAATAGGTTAGCTGTGTCCATTTCAAGTAAAATTGGTTTATGGTTCTTTTGATTCTAACATGCAAAATAATAGGTCTATGAGAGATCAATgaagatggatggagagctCCGGGCAGTAGATGAAATGAGAGCAGAGCTTGCGCAAGTTCGTCGAGACATACAAAAACTGGGTGCTGCGAGGCAGGAACTCATGGGCCAGGTTCAGGGTTTAGCACAGGATTTGGCTCGTTCGGCGGTGGACTTGCAGCAGGTGTCTGCACTAAAAGCTGAGATCCAGGAGATCAGGCACGAAACACAACATTTGAGGTAGGTCTCTGTAAATCTTTGACCTACTCTCTTTTTCAAAATAGAAGGTCTAATGTTTTTCAATTTTGTGCAAGTATGGGCGTGCATGTAAACTTATTAATGTTTTATCTGCTCTTCCCTGATTTAAATTCCCTCATCAACATTATGAGTAAATATTGTCTTTAGTCATTCTTCTTTTTCCACCCCCTGGTCCTGCAACCTTCTTAACTGAACGTTTCGAACGTTGTCAGCATTATGATATGTTTTAGATGGAATTTAATGGAATTTCAATCATCTGCTGAGTAATAGAGAGAAAGGTGAAGTTGCAAAGGAtgcctttcctttttttttcaacttgTATGGTACTTATTTATGCGTCAGCATGCAGATCTGGTATTGAGCTTGAGAAGAAAGGATATGCAGAGAGTTATGAGCAGGGACAAGAGATGCAGAAGAATTTGATTTCAGTGGCTTCTGAAGTGGAGAAACTTCGAGCTGAGGTTGCTAATGCCGAGAAGAGGTCACGAGCTGCTGTGTCTGCAGGCAATCAAGGTATTATCTGACTAGtaagtttattttttatgtttatatcGTTTTTTGGTTCCAAATAGTAATTCTGCAACTTATGTGAACCATTAGTTGGGATGGCCTTGACATTAAGACATTAAAGTATTAAGATAACGTTGCACAAGATGCTGCCAGAACATTGAGATATGAAAAAATTGTATGCTAAAAGTAAAAACCCTATACATAGACCAAATTCTTGAAAATTACCATCCTGTGTTAAGCAGAGAGAGCCGACCCTGTTGGGATGCAAAGTATTTTTGGAGTGTTGAGGGAATACCATGGCTTCTGAAAAATACCATAGTATTGAATACTTTGAGGTGTTTGGGTGCAATAAAAACCATGGTTTTGTAAACCGTAGTATGTCAAATACCATGGTATTTCTGgagttttaaaaaatcattcatctcaactGATCGCTCCCTTGCACACCCGTCGTATCTTGTCCAGTACGCTTTCAATCCTTCCCCTGGTACGGATACATGCATGCATCGTTCTACACACAGTACTATAtcacttctttttcttttgtacgGTGCTAATGAAATTTGTACACCTGCTGTTCTCGGTTTTGAAATGTTCATTCAAATCGAAGTTAAAAATCTGGCCTAAAAAGTACAGCTAGGAGTCTTGCATCGCCACATTAGCTAATGCATGTCAGTGCCTCTCATGTACACATGAACTTGCAAGCTTGGATCTTAATTTATAATGGCTAGTTAGACGCAAAATTATTTTGATAGAGCAAAATACAGTAAGTGGTGGAAGCTCAGGGGGGAAGCGGCTCAAGCTTTCAAGGAGAGGGTAATTAAGGAGGGCTCTTGGGAGGAAGGAGGTGATGCAAACAATatgtggataaagatggcgACTTGCATTCGGAAGGTGGCTTCCGAGGAGTTTGGGGTGACGAGGGGAAGTAGAAGCGAAGCGAAAGATacctggtggtggaacgaggatgtccagaaggctatcaaggagaagaaagaatgtttcaAACGCCTACACTTGGACAGGAGTGTTGACAACGTAGAGAAGTACAAGGTGGCGAAGAAGACCGCAAAGCGAGCAGTGAGTGAAGCAAGAGGTCGGGCGTATGAGGACCTCTACCAGCGGTTAAACACGaagaaaggggaaagggacatctataagatggccaagatccgtgagaggaagacgagggatgtcaaccaagtcaagtgcatcaaggatgggacagatcgacttctggtgatggaagatgagattaagaatagatggcgagagtacttcgaccagctgttcaatggaggaggtgagagctcttccattgagctggacgactcctttgatgatgccaacaggcgttttgtacgaaggattcaggagtttgaggtcaaggaggctttaaaaaggatgaaaggaggcaaggcaatgggccctgatggtatccctattgaggtgtggagatgccttggagacatagcaattgtatggctaactaagcttttcaaccttattttttgggcaaacaagatgcccgaagaatggaggcggagtatattagtaccaatcttcaagaataagggggatattcaaagttgtactaattaccgtgggattaagctgatgagccatacgatgaagctatgggagagagtcattgaacaccgcttacgaagaatgacaagcgtgaccaaaaatcagtttggtttcatgcctgggaggtcgaccatggaagctatcttcttggtacgacaacttatggagagatacagggagcaaaagaaggacttgcatatggtgttcattgacttagagaaggcctacgataagataccgcggaatgttatgtggtgggccttggagaagcacaaagtcctaacaaagtatattacccttatcaaggatatgtacgataatgtcgtgacaagtgttcggacaagcgatggtgacaccaatgattttccaattagaataggactgcaccaagggtcagctttgagcccttatctttttgctttg
This region includes:
- the LOC133892541 gene encoding protein FLX-like 1; this translates as MAGRHRNPLPPSFPRGGGGNNPPPPPHRHPYLPPHYHIDDYREPPRLPPHHHLDDFRDPPRLPPGHPDNFSEHRPHRHHFAGHGPGGPLPPQPHLVAALEERLGAEIEEAHTLLGQNQRLAATHVALVQEVAAARHELGRTARSLAAAQEEGDLRLREVYERSMKMDGELRAVDEMRAELAQVRRDIQKLGAARQELMGQVQGLAQDLARSAVDLQQVSALKAEIQEIRHETQHLRSGIELEKKGYAESYEQGQEMQKNLISVASEVEKLRAEVANAEKRSRAAVSAGNQGYVGSYGNPKANFATNPYNAGYSMNQSNAADSGSQYGPGATHGSWGAYDMQRASGQR